A window of Opitutus sp. ER46 contains these coding sequences:
- a CDS encoding TonB-dependent receptor plug domain-containing protein, translated as MATPFQWLFRRKAVGRSAVGRRCIWVTLCLCAAGALYAAEPAKRVFDLPAESADKSLKRFSQQSGMDVLIPTQVAQTVQTNAVRGEMTPKEALESMLARTGFVVIQDPKTQAFSIRREEAKGGKATPAVRPERNSDATSGADETVQMSPFEVNAEADRGYAASSALTGTRTNEKLANLPNTISVFTSDLMSDLAINDFFGAVEYGIGTLNVYNDTGVLGAPVGASASNQVNFRGIPSLRQLRDGFVWFVPQDSFNMERIEFVRGPNGTAYGDVDPSGTLNMSTKRPRAKRSALFETRYDNFGSRRYRTDINVPAGQRLAVRFNAVNSDTEQARQRANAIMRAYAGALRWRPFASGRTQVDVSYEGGNYRRNTAALRLNDGVSAYVRGTGTNALDADPTRSGTQTNGVGMRRIASATGSTHVYFDMNGTLYDMRSTPTTVYRGSALLTTSGVATGSDPQNPLRYPLLPVADDIYPENEDWGGPDNRTDIKYGVYNIEFTHAVNEHLTFLVAHNGQYNDSNTQTMFSGASVMGMNSRTVFIDVNRVLPDPSGSGATIPNPRFEKYFVAHVPVLTLSGAKATGWRTSAVYDSPLPFWNSRLRTVAGATYRRERNYGNSFRYALTKEEMARRGLTGAAATYSNTAVNPIHYLEDGNSDEALAFRQQPGVASYYRQGTSQTRYDQTLGSASLTSLGSFINERVHTSVGVSRYYFRQNRNLAPVTDAFGESQIVDLAGNYLDNPGNYNVPVAPFKRGYTTNQSYGAVVRVLPWFSLSGGYFESALFTESTTTDLAGRPVLPREGEGHEFSARFNLLDDRITAAVTRFESVSENNTLSLSDDAVTELNDLLPDSTKLVGNGDYRDQQSKGWELELQCNLTRQWTLRGAYSMSNVVYARFYPLVRPYLDLARTQAAAQGLNPDQATAITTELLADTEGSVSTVRREAANLVTRYDFGAGRLSGLSLGLAARYELGHTLAAVSVGGVEVLPASRTASNVTWSPFVTYRRKVFGYRASLQVNVNNVFDRRTNQGNSYTWVRYNAGRQIITTASVAF; from the coding sequence ATGGCTACCCCCTTCCAGTGGTTGTTTCGGCGAAAAGCGGTCGGCCGCAGCGCGGTCGGCCGGCGATGCATCTGGGTGACGCTCTGCCTGTGTGCGGCGGGCGCCCTGTATGCGGCCGAGCCGGCCAAACGCGTTTTTGACCTGCCGGCGGAGAGTGCCGACAAGTCGCTCAAACGATTTTCGCAGCAGTCGGGCATGGACGTGCTCATCCCGACGCAGGTCGCGCAGACGGTGCAGACGAATGCCGTGCGCGGCGAGATGACGCCGAAGGAAGCGTTGGAAAGCATGCTCGCGCGCACGGGTTTCGTCGTGATCCAGGATCCGAAGACCCAGGCGTTTTCCATCCGCCGCGAGGAGGCCAAGGGCGGCAAGGCCACGCCTGCAGTGCGTCCCGAGCGTAACTCGGATGCGACCTCCGGCGCGGATGAGACGGTGCAAATGTCCCCTTTTGAGGTGAACGCCGAGGCTGACCGCGGTTACGCCGCGTCCTCGGCCCTCACCGGCACCCGGACCAACGAGAAGCTCGCGAACCTGCCGAACACGATCTCGGTGTTCACATCGGACCTGATGAGCGATCTCGCCATCAATGATTTTTTCGGGGCGGTGGAGTACGGGATCGGCACCTTGAATGTCTATAATGACACCGGCGTGCTCGGCGCCCCGGTGGGCGCCTCCGCCAGCAACCAGGTGAACTTTCGCGGCATCCCGTCCCTGCGCCAGCTGCGTGATGGCTTCGTGTGGTTCGTGCCGCAGGACAGCTTCAACATGGAGCGCATCGAGTTTGTGCGCGGGCCCAACGGCACGGCCTACGGTGACGTCGATCCGTCGGGCACGCTCAACATGTCGACGAAGCGGCCCCGGGCGAAGCGCAGCGCGCTGTTCGAGACGCGCTACGACAATTTTGGCTCCCGCCGGTACCGGACCGACATCAACGTGCCGGCCGGCCAGCGCCTGGCGGTGCGCTTCAACGCCGTGAACTCCGACACCGAGCAGGCCCGCCAGCGGGCCAACGCCATTATGCGGGCCTACGCCGGCGCGCTGCGGTGGCGGCCGTTCGCGAGCGGCCGCACCCAGGTCGATGTGAGCTACGAGGGCGGGAACTACCGCCGGAACACGGCGGCGCTGCGCCTCAACGATGGCGTCAGCGCCTATGTGCGTGGCACCGGCACGAACGCCCTGGATGCGGATCCCACCCGCTCCGGCACGCAGACCAACGGCGTCGGCATGCGCCGGATCGCGTCGGCGACCGGAAGCACGCACGTGTATTTCGACATGAACGGAACGCTGTACGACATGCGGTCGACCCCGACCACGGTGTACCGGGGCTCGGCGCTGCTCACGACTTCGGGCGTCGCGACCGGCAGCGATCCGCAAAACCCGCTGCGTTACCCGCTGCTGCCGGTGGCGGATGATATCTATCCCGAGAATGAGGATTGGGGCGGGCCCGACAACCGGACGGACATCAAGTACGGCGTCTATAACATCGAGTTCACCCATGCGGTGAACGAGCATCTGACGTTCCTCGTGGCCCACAACGGCCAGTACAACGACTCGAACACCCAGACGATGTTCTCGGGCGCGTCCGTCATGGGCATGAACTCACGCACGGTGTTCATCGATGTGAACCGCGTGCTGCCGGATCCGAGCGGCTCGGGCGCGACCATCCCCAATCCCCGTTTCGAGAAATACTTCGTCGCCCACGTGCCCGTGCTGACCCTCAGCGGCGCCAAGGCGACGGGCTGGCGCACGTCGGCCGTGTACGATTCGCCGCTGCCGTTTTGGAACTCGCGGCTGCGCACCGTCGCCGGCGCGACGTACCGGCGGGAGCGCAATTACGGGAATTCCTTTCGCTATGCGCTGACCAAGGAGGAAATGGCGCGCCGGGGCCTCACCGGGGCCGCGGCCACTTATTCCAACACCGCGGTGAACCCGATTCACTACCTCGAGGACGGCAACTCCGATGAAGCGCTGGCGTTCCGGCAGCAGCCCGGGGTCGCGAGCTACTACCGGCAGGGAACCAGCCAGACGCGCTACGACCAGACCCTCGGTTCCGCGAGCCTGACGTCGCTCGGCTCGTTCATCAACGAACGGGTGCATACCTCGGTCGGCGTGAGCCGGTACTACTTCCGGCAGAATCGGAATCTCGCTCCCGTAACCGACGCATTTGGCGAGTCGCAGATTGTCGATCTGGCGGGCAACTACCTGGACAACCCCGGCAACTACAACGTGCCCGTGGCGCCCTTCAAGCGGGGCTACACCACCAACCAGTCCTATGGCGCCGTCGTGCGGGTGCTGCCCTGGTTTTCGCTGAGCGGCGGGTACTTCGAATCCGCGCTGTTCACCGAGAGCACCACCACCGATCTGGCCGGCCGCCCGGTGCTCCCGCGGGAAGGCGAGGGGCACGAGTTCAGCGCCCGGTTCAACCTGCTCGATGACCGCATCACCGCGGCGGTGACGCGGTTCGAGAGCGTCTCCGAGAACAACACGCTCTCGTTGAGCGACGACGCGGTGACCGAGCTCAACGACTTGCTGCCCGACTCGACCAAGCTGGTCGGCAACGGCGACTATCGCGACCAGCAGAGCAAGGGGTGGGAGCTGGAGCTGCAGTGCAATCTCACGCGGCAGTGGACGCTCCGCGGTGCCTATTCGATGAGCAACGTGGTCTATGCCCGCTTCTACCCGCTCGTGCGGCCTTACCTCGATCTCGCGCGCACGCAGGCCGCCGCGCAGGGACTGAATCCCGACCAGGCGACGGCCATCACCACCGAGTTGCTCGCGGATACCGAAGGCTCGGTGAGCACGGTGCGCCGGGAGGCGGCCAATCTCGTGACGCGTTACGATTTCGGCGCAGGACGCCTGAGTGGACTCTCGCTCGGACTGGCCGCGCGCTACGAACTGGGCCACACGCTCGCGGCCGTGTCCGTGGGCGGAGTCGAGGTGCTGCCGGCCTCGCGCACGGCCAGCAACGTCACGTGGAGCCCGTTCGTCACGTATCGCCGCAAGGTCTTCGGCTACCGCGCGTCCCTGCAGGTGAACGTGAACAACGTCTTCGACCGCCGCACGAACCAGGGCAACAGCTACACCTGGGTGCGGTATAACGCCGGTCGCCAGATCATCACCACGGCGTCCGTGGCCTTCTAG
- a CDS encoding MFS transporter, translating into MNRLRLLFAALGAQPAATPLSDPAEIKHRYAYWRRRVMSAMILGYSLFYFLRSNLPMAAKSICDEFHFTNKQWGLVVSAATIVYALSKFLSGIVGDRANPRFLLGLGLLASAVVSCVFGMGHGLAFFVGAWALNNLFQGMGAPPCVRLLTYWYSPREIGRAWGVWNASHQIGGALIALWAGWLVAHYGWRSAFWAPAVVAFAGGLWVLYRLTDSPEALGLPAVEVFQGEAKPEPKPRLPFRDIFRTHILTNKWVWIVSVANFFVYVVRIGVLSWTPKYLVEAKGFTLQEASYSVFCFELTGIFGAYGAGWLSDRVCRGRRGPVSVVFLALLAVFLFALFLVPNRGVVTMTLLFCVLGFLIYGPQMLVGVAAADFATKEAASSAVGLTGLFGYVGASVCGVTTGLLVDGFGWNAALWFYLASTVIGAALLLTTWSQRSPLVKSP; encoded by the coding sequence GTGAATCGTCTTCGCCTCCTTTTCGCCGCGCTGGGCGCGCAACCCGCCGCCACGCCGTTGTCCGATCCCGCTGAGATCAAGCACCGCTACGCGTATTGGCGGCGCCGCGTGATGAGCGCCATGATCCTGGGGTACTCGTTGTTCTATTTCCTGCGGAGCAACCTGCCGATGGCGGCGAAGTCGATCTGCGACGAGTTTCATTTCACCAACAAGCAGTGGGGTCTCGTCGTCAGCGCGGCGACGATCGTGTACGCGCTCTCGAAATTTCTCAGCGGCATCGTCGGCGATCGGGCGAATCCCCGCTTCCTGCTCGGCCTCGGCCTGCTGGCGTCGGCCGTCGTGAGCTGCGTCTTCGGGATGGGGCACGGGCTCGCGTTCTTCGTCGGCGCCTGGGCGCTCAACAATCTTTTCCAGGGCATGGGCGCGCCACCCTGCGTGCGGCTGCTCACGTATTGGTATAGTCCGCGGGAGATCGGCCGGGCCTGGGGCGTCTGGAACGCGTCGCACCAGATCGGCGGCGCCCTGATCGCGCTGTGGGCCGGTTGGCTGGTGGCGCACTACGGCTGGCGGTCGGCGTTTTGGGCGCCGGCGGTCGTGGCGTTCGCGGGCGGCCTGTGGGTGCTCTACCGCCTGACGGATTCGCCGGAGGCGCTCGGGCTGCCGGCGGTCGAGGTGTTCCAGGGCGAGGCGAAGCCGGAGCCCAAGCCGCGGCTGCCCTTCCGCGATATCTTCCGGACGCACATCCTGACCAACAAGTGGGTCTGGATCGTGAGCGTCGCCAACTTCTTCGTGTACGTGGTGCGCATCGGCGTCCTGAGCTGGACGCCGAAGTATCTGGTCGAGGCGAAGGGGTTCACGCTCCAGGAGGCGAGCTACTCGGTCTTCTGTTTCGAACTGACGGGCATCTTCGGCGCGTACGGCGCGGGCTGGCTTTCGGACCGGGTCTGCCGCGGGCGGCGCGGCCCCGTGTCGGTGGTGTTCCTGGCGCTCCTGGCGGTCTTCCTGTTCGCGCTCTTCCTGGTGCCGAACCGCGGCGTGGTGACGATGACCCTGCTGTTCTGCGTGCTGGGCTTCCTCATCTACGGGCCGCAGATGCTCGTCGGCGTGGCGGCGGCGGATTTCGCCACCAAGGAAGCGGCGTCGAGCGCGGTGGGGCTCACCGGCCTGTTCGGCTACGTCGGCGCCTCGGTGTGCGGCGTCACCACGGGCCTGCTGGTGGACGGCTTCGGCTGGAATGCCGCCCTCTGGTTCTATCTGGCCTCGACCGTCATTGGCGCCGCGCTGCTGCTGACCACCTGGAGCCAGCGCTCCCCGTTGGTGAAATCGCCCTGA
- a CDS encoding alkaline phosphatase family protein, whose product MKSSLRLRDRARPLHLKTPWSLVALAALALAGLRPLAAAESGAPVPRPHVVLITIDGFPARMLDDPKTFVPHLRALAAGGVRAEAMVVSSPASTWSNHTTLVTGVYPRRHSVLPNAVVVRGGPSEPVRMEREKTAREMVAVPSLFDLLHQDGLTTAGVNWPCTRNSPSIDDNFPDTPGMLNVTTPRLVQELVAQHVLRSPRQSDFAHMEEPGHDVVWTAAACHLIRTRMPDFMAVHLLATDELHHAYGPESLASYVGLALADRFVGDILAAIRVAGQEENTTVLVVGDHGFASAQRVVQPNVLLREAGLLKVKRGKVVEARIQVIALGGSAFVYCTDPATREADKRRAAELFAQCEGVAEVIGAERFAEFGLPEAGQGGCGELILRAKPGYAMASSATAEAVVGPATKETNVGFHGHLADTPEMNAIFIARGRGIKAGAKLEVIHNVDVAPTIMRLLGRDLSAPDGRVLWEILDPR is encoded by the coding sequence ATGAAATCATCTCTGCGCCTCCGGGATCGCGCCCGGCCACTCCATCTGAAAACGCCGTGGTCGCTCGTTGCGCTCGCGGCCCTGGCCCTCGCCGGACTCCGGCCGCTCGCTGCAGCGGAGTCAGGTGCGCCGGTGCCGCGGCCGCACGTGGTGCTGATCACGATCGATGGTTTCCCGGCGCGGATGCTCGATGACCCGAAGACCTTCGTTCCGCATCTGCGCGCGCTCGCGGCGGGCGGCGTTCGCGCCGAGGCGATGGTGGTGTCCAGCCCGGCGTCGACGTGGTCGAACCACACGACCCTGGTGACCGGAGTGTATCCCCGGCGGCACTCGGTGCTGCCCAATGCCGTCGTGGTCCGCGGGGGGCCGAGCGAGCCGGTGCGGATGGAGCGGGAAAAGACCGCCCGGGAGATGGTCGCCGTGCCCAGCCTCTTCGACCTGCTGCACCAGGATGGCCTCACCACCGCCGGCGTGAACTGGCCCTGCACCCGCAACTCGCCGTCGATCGACGACAACTTCCCCGACACGCCCGGCATGTTGAACGTGACCACCCCGCGGCTCGTCCAGGAGTTGGTCGCCCAACACGTCCTACGCAGCCCGCGGCAGTCGGATTTCGCGCATATGGAGGAGCCGGGGCACGACGTCGTGTGGACGGCGGCCGCGTGTCACCTCATTCGGACGCGCATGCCGGATTTCATGGCGGTGCACCTGCTCGCGACCGACGAACTGCACCACGCCTATGGGCCGGAGTCGCTCGCGAGCTATGTGGGCCTCGCGCTGGCGGATCGTTTCGTGGGCGACATCCTCGCGGCGATCCGCGTGGCGGGGCAGGAGGAGAACACGACGGTCTTGGTGGTCGGCGACCACGGCTTTGCGTCGGCGCAACGCGTGGTCCAGCCCAACGTGCTCTTGCGGGAGGCCGGATTGCTGAAAGTGAAGCGCGGCAAAGTGGTGGAGGCGCGCATCCAGGTGATTGCGCTAGGCGGCAGCGCCTTTGTCTATTGCACGGATCCGGCGACGCGCGAAGCGGACAAACGGAGGGCCGCGGAGCTCTTTGCGCAGTGTGAAGGCGTGGCCGAAGTGATCGGCGCCGAGCGGTTCGCGGAGTTCGGCCTGCCGGAGGCGGGGCAGGGTGGGTGCGGCGAACTCATCCTGCGGGCCAAGCCGGGGTACGCGATGGCAAGTTCGGCGACCGCGGAAGCGGTGGTCGGGCCGGCGACGAAGGAGACCAACGTCGGCTTTCACGGCCACCTCGCCGACACCCCGGAGATGAACGCGATCTTCATTGCACGCGGCCGGGGGATCAAAGCCGGGGCGAAGCTCGAGGTGATCCACAACGTCGACGTCGCCCCGACGATCATGCGCCTCCTCGGCCGCGACCTCTCCGCCCCCGATGGCCGAGTCCTCTGGGAGATCCTGGATCCCCGGTAG
- a CDS encoding RNHCP domain-containing protein, translating into MSHLDLRSSDDRDPPRGRPAYLRCHHCGGEFSLDAPGTRHRNHCPWCLWSVHLDNTPGDRAADCKGGMEPIAISARPDGEWLIVHRCGTCRAVHVNRVAGDDSERELLALAVRPLCHAPFPI; encoded by the coding sequence ATGTCACATTTGGACCTGCGATCGTCCGACGATCGCGATCCGCCTCGTGGTCGTCCCGCCTATCTACGGTGCCACCACTGCGGCGGAGAGTTCTCGCTGGACGCGCCGGGCACGCGTCATCGTAACCATTGCCCGTGGTGCCTCTGGAGCGTGCATCTCGACAACACCCCCGGCGACCGTGCAGCCGACTGCAAGGGCGGCATGGAACCGATTGCGATCAGTGCACGCCCCGACGGCGAGTGGCTGATCGTGCATCGCTGCGGCACATGCAGGGCCGTGCACGTCAACCGCGTTGCCGGAGACGATAGCGAACGTGAGCTTCTCGCGCTTGCGGTGCGACCCTTGTGCCATGCGCCGTTCCCGATCTAG
- a CDS encoding NAD(P)-dependent oxidoreductase yields MACLRIHEGHDGERDGLQVTVNDPSEVRAPTIAITGAAGNLGDLLARHMLANTGAELRLLIHRRDVADDLGRHQRAKVFKCDLAQPESLGQALAGADTVVHFAGVLFKARPERFLPVTNTQYFRNLIEAAVQQRVRRVLLISFPHVEGETTPDRPATGRLDGKPESVHARTRLEEERMLFEAGQRHGFEAVSLRAGMVYGRGVLMIDTARWLAVWTEPTWIHLISKDDFVRATSNAAIQVGVSGIYHLGDEGKQTLQEFLDKCTVTWNTAKPWRLPLRLIYAAARLCEWQSTVLATASPLTCDFITIGRCSYYGDTRRMRAELLQHLKHPTLASGRWIL; encoded by the coding sequence ATGGCCTGCCTGCGCATTCATGAGGGTCATGATGGTGAGCGAGATGGACTCCAAGTGACCGTAAACGATCCAAGCGAAGTTCGCGCGCCGACCATCGCGATTACAGGTGCTGCTGGCAATCTGGGCGACCTGCTCGCGCGGCACATGCTCGCAAACACAGGCGCGGAGTTGCGGCTGTTGATCCATCGGCGGGACGTGGCCGACGATCTCGGGCGGCATCAGCGGGCAAAAGTCTTCAAGTGTGATTTGGCGCAACCGGAATCGCTCGGGCAGGCACTTGCCGGCGCAGATACAGTGGTTCACTTCGCTGGCGTCCTGTTCAAGGCGCGGCCCGAACGGTTCCTGCCGGTCACAAACACGCAGTATTTCCGGAATCTGATCGAGGCGGCGGTCCAGCAGCGTGTCCGCCGGGTCCTCCTGATCAGCTTTCCACACGTGGAAGGCGAGACCACGCCAGACCGACCCGCCACTGGTCGCCTAGACGGCAAGCCAGAGTCGGTGCATGCGAGGACGCGTCTGGAAGAAGAGCGGATGTTGTTCGAAGCGGGCCAGCGGCACGGATTCGAGGCGGTCTCGCTCCGTGCGGGAATGGTCTATGGGCGTGGGGTTTTGATGATCGACACGGCGCGTTGGCTCGCGGTCTGGACAGAGCCTACGTGGATTCACCTGATCTCAAAAGACGACTTCGTTAGGGCGACCTCGAACGCCGCGATACAGGTCGGCGTCTCCGGGATCTACCACCTGGGAGATGAAGGAAAACAGACGCTCCAGGAATTCCTGGATAAGTGTACGGTGACGTGGAACACAGCGAAACCGTGGCGACTACCGCTCCGATTGATCTATGCCGCCGCCCGACTTTGCGAGTGGCAGTCGACGGTTTTGGCCACCGCCTCACCGCTCACTTGCGACTTCATCACGATCGGCCGCTGCTCCTATTACGGCGACACCCGGCGTATGCGGGCCGAACTGCTTCAACACCTCAAGCACCCAACTCTCGCATCCGGCCGGTGGATTCTCTAA
- a CDS encoding nucleotidyl transferase AbiEii/AbiGii toxin family protein: MNTFLEIPAERRRLAFQQVDEAMGLQAFSVEKDFWVCWILRELFTLPDIGEHLTFKGGTSLSKAWRVIQRFSEDIDIVIDKAPLGFGGDNSPDKAPSKKQRRARLESLMTAARTWVQGSLQPALEKRLNTTLGSDGWKLEVDPDMADGQCLLFHYPSVFPPNSAGYIPPRVKIELGARSDDWPAEPKVLTPYVLEQFPTLGREPAVPVRVLSAERTFWEKACLLHEETFRPPDKPRKLRMARHYYDLWCLLRAGVGERALADMNLFARVAEHREVFFRLSWVDYSTHKPGRFRLVPPAEQLPAWESDFAAMRGPMFFGQVPEFSEILAAMREFEQRVNGLPAHS, from the coding sequence GTGAACACATTTCTCGAAATTCCAGCCGAGCGCCGTCGTCTCGCGTTTCAGCAGGTAGACGAGGCAATGGGCCTCCAGGCATTCAGCGTCGAGAAGGACTTTTGGGTCTGTTGGATTCTGCGCGAACTGTTCACCCTGCCGGATATTGGTGAACACCTCACGTTCAAGGGCGGCACTTCGCTCTCGAAGGCATGGAGGGTGATCCAGCGGTTCTCGGAGGATATCGACATCGTCATCGACAAAGCCCCGCTGGGTTTCGGTGGCGATAATTCTCCGGACAAAGCGCCAAGTAAAAAACAGCGGCGCGCTCGTCTCGAAAGCCTGATGACTGCGGCGCGAACATGGGTGCAAGGCTCGCTTCAGCCAGCACTGGAGAAGCGCCTCAACACAACACTCGGTTCCGACGGTTGGAAACTTGAAGTCGATCCGGACATGGCGGATGGCCAGTGCCTCCTTTTCCACTATCCCTCGGTGTTCCCGCCGAACTCTGCGGGCTACATCCCCCCGCGAGTGAAGATCGAACTCGGCGCACGCTCCGACGATTGGCCGGCGGAGCCCAAGGTTCTAACGCCCTACGTACTCGAGCAGTTTCCCACCCTGGGTCGCGAGCCAGCCGTGCCGGTCCGGGTGCTCTCAGCCGAACGCACGTTTTGGGAGAAGGCCTGCCTGCTTCACGAGGAGACCTTCCGCCCTCCCGACAAGCCGCGCAAGCTGCGCATGGCGCGTCATTATTACGACCTATGGTGCCTGCTGCGTGCAGGTGTTGGCGAGCGAGCGCTCGCGGATATGAACCTCTTTGCGCGAGTCGCCGAGCACCGAGAAGTGTTCTTCCGTCTTTCGTGGGTGGATTATTCCACGCACAAGCCTGGCAGATTCCGCCTTGTTCCGCCGGCTGAACAGCTGCCGGCTTGGGAATCCGACTTCGCCGCTATGCGCGGGCCGATGTTTTTCGGGCAGGTGCCCGAGTTTTCTGAGATCCTGGCGGCCATGCGCGAGTTTGAACAACGCGTCAATGGCCTGCCTGCGCATTCATGA
- a CDS encoding DUF6088 family protein: MSEVLQSVDASVRSRIFGHRRGWVFTPKHFLDLGSRAAVALALHRLKAESTIRQLGRGLYDYPQNDPILGTITPSADAVARALVVRDAIRLQPSGAYAANLLGLSEQVPSRVVFMTDGPARKVRFGKREIILQHTTPRNMATAGRKSGTIIQALRYLGREQVDAHVLATVRRQMNDQDRATLRKDLVYAPAWMADLLRPALDGETSDAQ, translated from the coding sequence ATGAGTGAAGTGCTACAATCTGTTGATGCGTCGGTTCGTAGCCGAATCTTTGGCCATAGGAGGGGTTGGGTATTCACGCCCAAGCATTTCCTCGACTTAGGGAGTCGGGCTGCGGTGGCTCTGGCGCTGCATCGGTTGAAAGCGGAAAGCACGATCCGTCAGCTCGGACGCGGCCTCTATGACTACCCTCAGAACGACCCAATTTTGGGAACCATCACTCCGTCCGCCGATGCTGTTGCTCGTGCGTTGGTGGTTCGCGACGCCATTCGGCTGCAACCGTCGGGAGCCTACGCAGCCAACCTGCTTGGGCTTTCTGAGCAGGTGCCGTCGCGTGTCGTGTTCATGACTGATGGCCCGGCCCGAAAGGTTAGATTCGGCAAACGTGAAATCATCCTCCAGCACACGACGCCCCGCAACATGGCCACTGCCGGTCGCAAGAGCGGCACCATCATCCAAGCTCTGCGGTATCTCGGACGAGAACAGGTGGACGCCCACGTGCTCGCCACGGTTCGCCGACAGATGAACGATCAGGACCGCGCCACGCTGCGCAAGGACCTGGTGTACGCTCCGGCTTGGATGGCGGATTTGCTACGCCCCGCGCTCGACGGCGAAACTTCCGACGCCCAGTGA
- a CDS encoding serine/threonine-protein kinase, translating into MRLENFAALDPDMSRVGLRHGGPMCEKVFKKLFNSPAALDATGELLMDQYKRRSEPTLFDPEPVKIPKAFGRYELLDPIGAGTCGKVFSCVDTHDGKAYALKIILTDKHPSERQIARFRREILLLKSQKHPGIISIFEDNLDTMQEFPGFVMELARMSLADHIQLSARPGPSQAERPLLETREAISILRSVFDAVSALHRSDPAVIHRDINPSNILLLPDGRWVIADFSLGKFIPCQEKLTTRVGGTFPYAAPEQQREGAVIDHRADIHALGVLVWELMCPGWPPYYNDTSVPKPLQPLIRRATQRAPNERYESVEELVDAFEAAIHTNGVLAIGDMQ; encoded by the coding sequence ATGAGACTGGAGAACTTCGCAGCTCTGGATCCTGATATGAGCAGGGTCGGTTTGAGGCATGGTGGACCAATGTGTGAGAAGGTCTTCAAGAAGCTGTTCAATTCTCCGGCGGCGCTGGATGCTACTGGGGAACTTTTGATGGATCAGTATAAACGGCGATCTGAGCCGACGTTGTTCGACCCCGAGCCGGTCAAAATTCCCAAGGCCTTTGGTAGGTATGAGTTGCTTGATCCCATCGGAGCAGGAACATGTGGGAAAGTATTCTCCTGCGTAGATACGCATGACGGCAAAGCTTACGCGCTTAAGATAATTCTTACCGACAAGCACCCATCCGAGAGACAAATAGCTAGATTCAGGCGCGAGATACTCCTCCTGAAATCACAGAAACACCCCGGCATCATCTCGATTTTTGAGGATAATTTGGACACGATGCAGGAGTTCCCCGGGTTTGTCATGGAGTTGGCCCGGATGTCTCTTGCGGATCACATTCAGCTATCTGCAAGACCCGGTCCTTCACAAGCAGAGCGACCGCTGCTAGAAACGAGGGAGGCAATATCCATATTGCGCAGCGTCTTTGACGCAGTCAGTGCGCTCCACAGGAGCGACCCCGCAGTGATTCACCGGGACATTAACCCAAGCAACATCCTGCTGCTACCGGATGGACGCTGGGTCATAGCTGATTTCAGTTTGGGGAAGTTTATCCCGTGCCAAGAGAAGCTCACGACCAGAGTCGGTGGAACATTCCCTTACGCGGCTCCTGAACAGCAACGAGAGGGTGCAGTGATTGATCACCGTGCAGATATTCACGCGTTAGGCGTTCTGGTATGGGAGTTGATGTGCCCTGGGTGGCCTCCTTATTACAACGATACGTCCGTACCTAAACCGTTGCAGCCGTTGATTCGACGGGCGACGCAGCGCGCCCCCAATGAGCGTTATGAAAGTGTGGAGGAATTGGTTGATGCCTTCGAGGCTGCGATCCACACGAACGGTGTTTTGGCCATCGGGGACATGCAATAA
- a CDS encoding very short patch repair endonuclease encodes MTDVFTVEKRSEVMARIRGRGNKATEIALVIAFRKSGIIGWRRHYRVFGRPDFAFPSKKVAIFVDGCFWHGCPKHCSLPVSNREFWRRKLGRNKTRDRLVAKTLRKRGWTVVRIWEHDLAARNLVRTVSRIHRVLED; translated from the coding sequence GTGACTGATGTATTCACAGTCGAGAAACGGTCCGAGGTGATGGCGCGCATTCGGGGGCGAGGAAACAAGGCGACGGAAATCGCCTTAGTAATCGCCTTTAGGAAATCGGGCATCATTGGATGGCGTAGACACTACCGGGTATTCGGAAGGCCAGATTTCGCGTTCCCCTCAAAAAAGGTCGCCATTTTCGTGGATGGTTGTTTCTGGCATGGCTGCCCCAAGCATTGTAGTCTGCCAGTAAGCAATCGCGAATTCTGGCGGCGAAAGCTCGGGCGAAACAAGACACGAGATAGGTTGGTTGCGAAGACGCTCCGAAAGCGAGGGTGGACCGTTGTGCGCATCTGGGAGCATGACTTGGCGGCCCGGAATCTAGTCAGAACTGTCAGTCGAATTCATAGAGTACTGGAGGACTAG